A genomic stretch from Oncorhynchus gorbuscha isolate QuinsamMale2020 ecotype Even-year linkage group LG20, OgorEven_v1.0, whole genome shotgun sequence includes:
- the LOC124007511 gene encoding transforming growth factor beta-1 proprotein, which produces MRAVCLMLTALLMLEYVCRSDTMSTCKSLDLELVKRKRIEAIRGQILSKLRLPKEPEIDQEGDTEEVPASLMSIYNSTVELSEEQVHTYIPSTQDAEEEAYFAKEVHKFNMKQSENISKHQMLFNMSEMRSVLGTDRLLSQAELRLLIKNHGLLDDSEQRLELYRGVGDKARYLKSHFVSKEWANRWVSFDVTQTLNEWLQGAGEEQGFQLKLPCDCGKPMEEFSFKISGMNKLRGDTETLAMKMPSKPHILLMSLPVERHSQPSSRKKRQTTTEEICSDKSESCCVQRLYIDFRKDLGWKWIHEPTGYFANYCIGSCTYIWNTENKYSQVLALYKHHNPGASAQPCCVPQVLEPLPIIYYVGRQHKVEQLSNMIVKSCRCS; this is translated from the exons ATGAGGGCAGTGTGTTTGATGCTGACTGCCTTATTGATGCTGGAATATGTGTGCCGGAGTGACACCATGTCCACCTGTAAGTCTCTGGACTTGGAGCTGGTGAAGAGGAAACGTATTGAGGCCATCCGTGGACAGATACTGAGCAAGCTGCGGCTACCCAAGGAGCCAGAGATTGACCAGGAGGGAGACACTGAGGAGGTCCCAGCTTCCCTGATGTCCATCTACAACAGCACAGTGGAGCTGAGTGAGGAGCAGGTGCACACGTACATACCGTCCACTCAGGATGCAGAGGAGGAGGCATACTTTGCAAAGGAGGTCCACAAGTTCAACATGAAACAAA GTGAGAACATCAGTAAGCACCAGATGCTCTTCAACATGTCTGAGATGCGGTCAGTATTGGGGACTGATCGACTGCTCTCTCAAGCTGAGCTCCGTCTCCTCATCAAGAACCATGGCCTGCTCGACGACAGCGAGCAGAGGCTGGAACTCTACAGAGGAGTTGGCGATAAGGCACGTTACCTGAAGTCCCATTTTGTCTCCAAGGAATGGGCCAATCGCTGGGTGTCCTTTGACGTAACACAGACTCTGAATGAGTGGCTGCAAGGGGCTG GAGAGGAGCAGGGATTCCAATTGAAGTTGCCTTGTGATTGTGGGAAACCAATGGAGGAATTCAGCTTCAAAATATCAG GGATGAACAAGCTGAGGGGAGATACAGAAACATTAGCCATGAAAATGCCATCAAAGCCTCACATTTTACTGATGTCACTTCCTGTGGAACGCCACAGCCAGCCTAGCTCTCGGAAGAAACGACAAACCACTACTGAAGAGATCTGCTCAGA TAAATCGGAGAGTTGCTGTGTGCAAAGACTTTACATTGACTTCCGTAAGGATCTGGGCTGGAAGTGGATCCATGAACCCACTGGCTACTTTGCTAACTACTGCATCGGCTCCTGCACCTATATATGGAACACAGAAAACAAGTATTCCCAG GTACTGGCTCTGTATAAGCACCACAACCCCGGAGCCTCTGCCCAACCCTGCTGTGTTCCACAGGTCTTGGAACCCCTACCCATCATCTATTATGTGGGGAGACAACACAAG GTGGAGCAGTTGTCCAATATGATTGTTAAGTCCTGCAGGTGTAGCTAG